TTCACCGGTTCTCAAGATAAGGAACAAACTGATGCGTTGATAGAAATGCACCAAAAACTTGACAACATCATGGCGAAAGAGGTAATCTTTAATCCGTACAAGGATGGTAGAGTTGGCGCAATGGAAGATGTCGTGTATTACCATGGCCCTTTGTTTGACCCTAACGGTTTTTCAATGTACAATCCGATGAGAATCATGCGTCAACTTGGGTTTATTCAAGATTCATCCGATGACGACTATGTACCTACGTTCAAGCACAAGTTGGACAAATGCGAGGCTGACCTGTCAGACATAAAGGTGGTTTATGAACCTGCAACTGATGTCAAGCATTGGAATGATTGACACTCTAGCCTAGTAGACATCACATATTGGGTGCATGCGAATGAAGGTCACCAGGCAACAACCGATTACTATGCATGGTACAAAGGCTTCTCCCATGCTAGGGTGATACGGATAGATCAGACTACGGGTATCCACCTCTGCTTCTCAAGATGACAATAGAGATGATACTACCATTCTTAAACTAGTGGTgagtatttatttttgtaattgtgTTATTCATCTACATAAAAATATAAGTTAGTTAATGTGAATTGGTATTTGAATGCATATAGAAGGAACGAATGGAGCTTTTTTTCAAGGCACTGTGTTGCTCGGCTGACAAAGGGGAAGTGTTGGATCCTGAGAAGCAACGTCGGTACGCTGATTACTGCACGCACATTGAAAATCCCAATGCAAATAAGATTTTTTAGGTATGTAGAATCGTTGCTTTTTATATGGAAAACAATGACGACCGTTAGTAACAGAAACATCCAGGATATGAATCAAATTTTCTATAGTGGAGTCGTTAGGTTGATCATATAGCAAATTAACGACTCTATACGTGTATTAAATCCAGAGAATACCATTTTTAGGTATATGGAGTCGTTGCTTTTTATATGGAAACTAATGACGACCCTTAGTaacaaaaacatccaggagatgaACCAAATTATCTATAATGGAGTATTTAGGTTGATCATATAGCACAGAAACGAGAATGGACTTTCATTTCATTAAGAAAATAACATTATATCAATCTCGTATTACATAAGAGTTAACATGGgtattctagaatttgacacatcaaatgttcgTTGATGAACCTCCTAGCACGTCGGTACAATGtggtatattctttgtggtgaatgaacttactTTCCCCATTACGTATTCTCCATAGCccattgaaacgttccagctgaaattcaatgaattcttaacTTTACTATGATGTTTGTATACCATATTCAATGAAACGATGCGAACTTTTAATGATGAATATTATCGGATTACTtactttttccctaagaggagcttgtggatgatgttCATACACCATATTCCTAACCTTAACATACTCTCGCATTGAACTTTTCATGTAGTTGAATCGAAAAGCCAGGTCTCTCCACTTGCAGTTACTGGGGTTTACGGTTCACCCgttaaagaactctttaactctctttcAAAACATGGAATAGATTTTATTCAGACATTCACGAAACATATTAGCAAAAgatttaacgagacacaaatcttcatacGGTTCCCATTCCActatttccaccaaaagtttAAGTATTTTGGTAGAAAATGGAATGTTTTGGGCCATCTTATCAAGAGGAGGGGGTTGTATTTTATAGAAGGAAACcccaatggtcggatttttttgAAATACACAACAACGGTCGTTGCGATGTTAATAAACACGATGACGAATGTGGAGTCGTCAATTTAACGACCCTTAATCAGAATA
This genomic stretch from Papaver somniferum cultivar HN1 chromosome 5, ASM357369v1, whole genome shotgun sequence harbors:
- the LOC113278896 gene encoding protein MAINTENANCE OF MERISTEMS-like; translation: MECRYAAAAYLLYVLASVVFPDSKGNRVSANLFQLLDLLEDVNKYSWGTAIVAHLNGQLSQVWIYDHFQSLFKDNEDVELNPKWSKGSPTGTRYMFTGSQDKEQTDALIEMHQKLDNIMAKEVIFNPYKDGRVGAMEDVVYYHGPLFDPNGFSMYNPMRIMRQLGFIQDSSDDDYVPTFKHKLDKCEADLSDIKVVYEPATDVKHWND